One Clostridium novyi NT genomic window carries:
- the queA gene encoding tRNA preQ1(34) S-adenosylmethionine ribosyltransferase-isomerase QueA yields the protein MKVKDFDFYLPQELIAQHPMEKRDESRLMVVDRKSGQIEHKIFRDILGYLNEGDCLVLNNTRVLPARLIGEKENTGGKIEFLLLRRIEGDTWETLVKPGKKAKIGARFVFGSGELKAEVKSMGEDGSRIIEFEYEGIFEEVLDKLGQMPLPPYITERLEDKERYQTVYSKEKGSAAAPTAGLHFTEELLKEIKEKGIKIAFVTLHVGLGTFRPVKVENIEEHHMHSEYYTMSKETADIINNTKENGGKIIAVGTTSCRTLETIGDEDGKVRETSGWTDIFMYPGYKFKVVDRLITNFHLPQSTLLMLVSAFSSRENIMNAYKEAVKNKYRFFSFGDAMFLK from the coding sequence GTGAAAGTAAAAGACTTTGATTTTTATTTACCACAGGAGTTAATTGCGCAACATCCTATGGAAAAAAGAGATGAATCTAGATTAATGGTGGTAGATAGAAAAAGTGGACAGATTGAACACAAAATTTTTAGAGATATACTAGGATATTTAAATGAAGGTGATTGTTTAGTACTAAACAATACAAGAGTTCTTCCAGCAAGACTTATAGGTGAAAAAGAAAATACTGGCGGTAAGATAGAATTTTTGCTTTTAAGAAGAATTGAAGGAGATACTTGGGAGACTTTAGTTAAGCCAGGTAAAAAAGCTAAAATAGGTGCTAGATTTGTATTCGGTTCTGGAGAGTTAAAAGCAGAAGTAAAATCTATGGGTGAAGACGGAAGTAGAATAATTGAATTTGAATATGAAGGAATATTTGAAGAAGTTTTAGATAAACTTGGACAAATGCCACTTCCTCCATATATAACAGAAAGATTAGAAGACAAAGAAAGATATCAAACAGTATATTCAAAAGAAAAAGGTTCTGCTGCAGCTCCAACTGCTGGACTTCATTTTACAGAAGAACTTTTAAAAGAAATAAAAGAAAAGGGAATAAAAATTGCCTTTGTAACATTACATGTAGGACTTGGTACTTTTAGACCTGTTAAAGTAGAAAATATCGAAGAACATCATATGCATTCTGAGTATTATACAATGTCAAAGGAAACAGCAGACATTATAAATAATACAAAAGAAAATGGTGGAAAGATAATTGCTGTTGGTACTACATCATGTAGAACCCTTGAAACTATAGGAGATGAAGATGGAAAAGTTAGAGAAACTTCAGGATGGACTGATATTTTCATGTATCCTGGATATAAGTTTAAAGTAGTTGACAGATTAATTACTAATTTTCATCTACCACAATCAACACTTCTTATGCTAGTAAGTGCATTTTCAAGTAGAGAGAATATAATGAATGCATACAAAGAAGCCGTAAAAAACAAATATAGATTCTTTAGTTTTGGAGACGCTATGTTTTTAAAATAA
- the tgt gene encoding tRNA guanosine(34) transglycosylase Tgt codes for MFKVHKKDGNARRGEFITPHGVIQTPVFMNVGTLAAIKGAVSTMDLKDIRCQVELSNTYHLHLRPGDKVIKQLGGLHKFMNWDRPILTDSGGFQVFSLAKMRKIKEEGVYFRSHIDGRKIFMGPEESMQIQSNLASTIAMAFDECVENPAPREYVEKSVARTTRWLERCKKEMDRLNSLDDTINKKQMLFGINQGGVYDDIRIAHAKEIAKLDLDGYAIGGLAVGETHEEMYRVIESVEPYLPQDKPRYLMGVGIPSNILEAVSRGVDFFDCVLPARNGRHGHVFTKYGKINLLNAKFELDTKPIDEGCDCPACRHYSRAYIRHLFKAKEMLAMRLCVLHNLYFYNKLMEDIRDAIDGGYFNDFKEQKLEEWGGRA; via the coding sequence GTGTTCAAAGTACATAAAAAGGACGGAAATGCTAGAAGAGGGGAATTTATAACACCTCATGGAGTAATCCAAACTCCAGTATTTATGAATGTAGGTACACTTGCTGCAATTAAGGGAGCAGTATCTACTATGGATTTAAAGGATATAAGATGTCAAGTAGAGCTATCTAACACATATCATCTTCATTTAAGACCAGGTGATAAAGTTATAAAACAATTAGGTGGACTTCATAAATTTATGAATTGGGATAGACCAATACTTACAGACTCAGGTGGATTCCAAGTGTTCTCACTGGCAAAGATGAGAAAAATTAAAGAAGAAGGAGTATATTTCAGATCTCATATAGATGGTAGAAAAATATTTATGGGACCAGAAGAAAGTATGCAAATTCAAAGCAATTTAGCTTCAACTATTGCTATGGCATTTGATGAATGTGTTGAAAATCCAGCACCAAGAGAATATGTAGAAAAGTCGGTAGCAAGAACTACAAGATGGCTTGAAAGATGTAAAAAAGAAATGGATAGATTAAATTCATTAGATGATACAATAAATAAAAAACAAATGTTATTTGGAATAAATCAAGGTGGAGTTTATGATGATATAAGAATAGCTCATGCAAAAGAAATTGCGAAACTAGATTTAGATGGATATGCAATTGGTGGTCTTGCAGTTGGAGAAACTCACGAAGAAATGTATAGAGTTATAGAATCTGTAGAGCCATACCTTCCACAAGATAAACCAAGATATTTAATGGGAGTTGGTATTCCAAGTAATATATTAGAGGCAGTTTCAAGGGGAGTAGATTTCTTTGATTGTGTACTTCCAGCTAGAAACGGAAGACATGGTCATGTGTTTACTAAATATGGTAAAATAAATTTATTAAATGCTAAATTTGAATTAGACACAAAACCAATTGATGAGGGTTGTGATTGTCCAGCATGCAGACATTATTCAAGGGCTTATATAAGACATTTATTTAAAGCTAAAGAAATGCTTGCTATGCGTCTTTGTGTATTACATAATTTATATTTCTATAATAAACTTATGGAAGATATAAGAGATGCAATAGATGGTGGATATTTTAACGACTTTAAAGAACAAAAATTAGAAGAATGGGGAGGAAGAGCTTAG
- the yajC gene encoding preprotein translocase subunit YajC — MPKGLGTIIPFIFMIVILYAVILIPEKKRKTKYKSMLDNLKVNDEIITRGGIVGKIERIHEDFFIISTGPDKVKLKLTRNGVGMVLEKKEEII, encoded by the coding sequence ATGCCAAAGGGTCTTGGTACTATAATACCGTTTATATTTATGATAGTTATACTTTATGCAGTTATTTTAATTCCAGAAAAGAAGAGAAAAACAAAGTACAAATCAATGTTAGATAATCTAAAAGTAAATGATGAGATTATAACTAGAGGTGGAATTGTAGGGAAGATTGAAAGAATTCATGAAGATTTCTTTATAATTTCAACAGGTCCAGATAAGGTTAAATTAAAGTTAACTAGAAATGGCGTAGGAATGGTTTTAGAGAAAAAGGAAGAAATAATATAA
- a CDS encoding TIGR04086 family membrane protein — MESRGNAVYIGQGVLRSFFLTLTMLIVYSIVTYFTKFNPKVDSVFFVVVTAFSVMYGTLYAVKKIKKKGWITGLLVSIFYILIVFLVSAINGRGFAISSLTILRMFLAIFVGTLSGMLGVNI; from the coding sequence TTGGAAAGCAGGGGTAATGCGGTTTACATTGGACAAGGAGTTTTAAGAAGTTTCTTTTTAACACTGACAATGCTAATAGTTTACTCTATAGTAACATATTTTACTAAGTTTAATCCTAAAGTAGATTCTGTATTTTTTGTAGTTGTAACAGCTTTTAGTGTTATGTATGGTACTTTATATGCTGTAAAGAAAATAAAGAAAAAAGGATGGATAACTGGACTTTTAGTTTCTATATTTTATATACTTATAGTATTTTTAGTATCAGCTATAAATGGTAGAGGATTTGCAATATCAAGTCTTACAATATTAAGAATGTTTCTTGCTATTTTTGTAGGAACTTTATCAGGAATGCTTGGAGTAAATATATAA
- the scfA gene encoding six-cysteine ranthipeptide SCIFF: MKHIKTVNKKNIKESLNRPGCKECANSCQSACKTSCTVANLACEN, from the coding sequence ATGAAACATATAAAGACAGTAAACAAAAAAAACATAAAAGAAAGTTTAAATAGACCAGGATGTAAAGAATGTGCTAACTCATGTCAATCAGCATGTAAAACATCTTGCACAGTTGCTAATTTAGCTTGTGAAAACTAA
- the scfB gene encoding thioether cross-link-forming SCIFF peptide maturase, producing MALIHKFIQDGQYFVLDVNTGAVHIVDELVYDLLDDEALKSQEELIKEFKNKYSEEEIKEVYSEIVELKKEGYLYSEDTYEEIARNSMKSKDFIKALCLNVTHDCNLRCKYCFADEGKYHGARKVMSPEVGKKAIDFVIAHSGPRKNIEVDLFGGEPLIAIKEIKEIIAYAREQEKIHNKVIRFTMTTNALLLNDEIMEYMDKEMGNIVLSIDGRKEVNDNTRIRVNGSGTYDAILPKIKEMVDKRDKSKQYYVRGTFTRDNTDFYYDVKHLADLGFEEVSVEPVVLPDEHELSLREEDLPTIFENYDLLYKDMLKRYEENREFKFYHFNIDLQGGPCVYKRISGCGAGHEYIAVTPDGEIYPCHQFVGNEDFKIGTIYDEDEKLNFDIAKQFKEAHIYNKPQCRDCWAKFYCSGGCQANNYNFNGDIHKPYEIGCKMQKKRIECAIALKATKMDK from the coding sequence TTGGCTTTAATTCATAAATTTATTCAAGATGGACAATATTTCGTTTTAGATGTAAATACAGGTGCTGTACATATAGTGGACGAGCTAGTTTATGATTTACTAGATGATGAAGCTTTAAAATCACAAGAAGAACTTATAAAGGAATTTAAAAATAAATATTCAGAAGAAGAAATAAAAGAGGTTTATTCTGAAATAGTAGAACTTAAAAAAGAAGGATACTTATATTCAGAAGATACTTATGAAGAAATCGCAAGAAATAGTATGAAGTCTAAGGACTTTATAAAGGCACTATGTCTTAATGTAACACATGATTGTAATTTAAGATGTAAATATTGCTTTGCTGATGAAGGAAAGTATCATGGTGCAAGAAAAGTTATGTCACCTGAAGTTGGAAAAAAAGCCATAGACTTTGTAATAGCTCACAGTGGTCCAAGAAAAAATATAGAAGTTGACTTATTTGGTGGAGAACCTTTAATTGCTATAAAAGAAATAAAAGAAATAATAGCATATGCTAGAGAACAAGAAAAAATTCATAATAAAGTTATAAGATTTACAATGACAACTAATGCTCTTCTATTAAATGATGAAATAATGGAATATATGGATAAAGAAATGGGAAATATAGTATTGAGCATAGATGGAAGAAAAGAAGTTAATGACAATACTAGAATCAGAGTAAATGGAAGCGGAACATATGATGCTATACTTCCAAAGATAAAAGAAATGGTAGATAAAAGAGATAAATCTAAACAGTATTATGTAAGAGGAACATTTACAAGAGATAATACTGATTTTTATTATGACGTAAAACACTTAGCAGATTTAGGTTTTGAAGAAGTATCAGTTGAACCAGTTGTACTTCCAGATGAACATGAACTTTCTCTAAGAGAAGAAGATTTACCTACAATATTTGAAAACTATGATTTACTATATAAAGATATGCTTAAAAGATATGAAGAAAATAGAGAGTTTAAATTCTATCACTTTAACATAGATCTTCAAGGAGGACCATGTGTATATAAGAGAATATCTGGATGTGGAGCAGGTCACGAATATATAGCTGTAACTCCAGATGGAGAAATATATCCATGTCATCAGTTTGTTGGAAATGAAGACTTCAAAATAGGAACAATCTATGATGAAGATGAAAAATTAAACTTTGACATTGCAAAACAATTTAAAGAAGCTCATATTTACAATAAACCACAATGTAGAGATTGCTGGGCTAAATTCTATTGCAGTGGTGGATGTCAAGCAAATAATTACAATTTCAATGGAGATATACATAAACCATATGAAATTGGATGTAAGATGCAGAAAAAAAGGATAGAATGTGCTATTGCCCTAAAAGCAACTAAAATGGATAAATAG
- the secD gene encoding protein translocase subunit SecD encodes MRNGRNAKSQKNKSIALFVAVVVAIGILAYGGFFGIKNICGYRVKPFSESINKGLDLQGGISVLEEVKGKDVSNETIERTIELLSMRVNPEGVKETSVQREGKNRIRIEIPGEFDSKKVLESIGKTGKLEFKGPDGKVILTGADVKDATAYYDDMQKPTIGLELKADGAKKFAEATQKFLGKRITIYMDGEVLTSPNVQSVITGGKATITGSSSLEEAKHQASVIKSGALPVSLEAVEFKTVGATLGANALPLSIKAGAIGIGLVLIFMLLYYRGPGLMADIALIFYVLIVLGTFVAVKATLTLSGIAGFLLTVGMAVDANVLIFERIKEELKLGKSLKVAVDAGFNRALSSILDSNITTIIAGVVLYYLGSGAVKGFALTLMIGIVLSIFTALTVTRMLIKLGMNMGLLSKASHFGVKRG; translated from the coding sequence ATGAGAAACGGAAGAAACGCTAAATCCCAAAAAAACAAAAGCATAGCACTTTTTGTTGCGGTGGTAGTTGCCATAGGTATATTAGCATATGGCGGTTTTTTTGGAATAAAAAATATTTGTGGCTACAGAGTAAAACCCTTTAGTGAGTCTATAAATAAAGGACTTGACCTTCAAGGGGGTATATCTGTATTAGAAGAAGTCAAAGGTAAAGATGTTAGTAATGAAACTATAGAAAGAACCATAGAATTACTTTCTATGAGAGTTAACCCTGAAGGGGTTAAGGAAACTTCCGTTCAAAGGGAAGGAAAAAACAGAATTAGAATTGAAATTCCAGGAGAATTTGATTCTAAAAAGGTGCTAGAAAGCATAGGTAAAACTGGTAAACTTGAATTTAAAGGTCCAGATGGTAAGGTTATTTTAACAGGAGCAGATGTTAAAGACGCAACAGCATATTATGATGATATGCAAAAACCTACAATAGGACTAGAACTTAAAGCTGACGGGGCTAAAAAGTTTGCAGAAGCAACTCAAAAATTCTTAGGAAAAAGAATAACAATTTACATGGATGGAGAAGTTCTAACTAGTCCTAATGTTCAATCAGTAATTACTGGTGGAAAAGCTACAATTACTGGAAGTTCTTCTTTAGAAGAAGCAAAGCATCAAGCAAGTGTAATAAAATCAGGAGCTCTTCCTGTAAGCCTAGAAGCAGTTGAATTTAAAACTGTAGGTGCAACTTTAGGTGCAAATGCATTACCTTTAAGCATAAAAGCAGGAGCCATTGGTATAGGATTAGTATTAATATTTATGCTTTTATACTACAGGGGACCAGGACTTATGGCAGATATCGCTTTAATATTCTATGTATTAATTGTACTTGGAACATTTGTTGCGGTTAAAGCTACATTAACTTTATCAGGAATCGCAGGATTCTTGCTTACTGTTGGTATGGCAGTAGATGCCAATGTTCTTATATTTGAAAGAATAAAAGAAGAATTAAAGCTTGGAAAAAGTTTGAAAGTAGCAGTAGATGCTGGATTTAATAGAGCACTATCATCTATTTTAGATTCTAATATAACAACAATAATAGCAGGTGTTGTACTTTATTATTTAGGATCAGGTGCTGTTAAAGGATTTGCCCTTACTCTTATGATAGGTATAGTATTAAGTATATTTACCGCTCTTACAGTAACAAGAATGTTAATAAAATTAGGTATGAATATGGGATTATTAAGCAAAGCTTCCCATTTTGGCGTTAAAAGGGGGTAA
- the secF gene encoding protein translocase subunit SecF: MLKIIEKTKIWFAISLTVIILGMVCLGVKGLNYGIDFKGGTVVTIEMGKNFNQKTKEEADKIIKKYDPAASSYIANETQLEIKSNNLESNSINKMFGELKTKYKLKDTALVSQNNVGPSVGNELKKKAAGALVIATIAMLIYIGFRFEIKFGIAAILALLHDILITLGVYAFTQIPINTPFIAGMLTIVGYSINDTIVIFDRIRENRRKLRGRNIIEIVNVSITQTMSRSINTVLTTLFTIVSVYIFVPSVRDFTFPLIIGIVSGAYSSIFIASPIWVLLRKFGNKKEE; encoded by the coding sequence ATGCTTAAAATTATAGAGAAAACTAAAATATGGTTTGCTATATCCTTAACAGTAATAATACTTGGTATGGTTTGTTTAGGAGTAAAGGGATTAAATTATGGTATCGACTTTAAAGGTGGTACTGTAGTTACTATAGAAATGGGAAAAAACTTTAATCAAAAGACTAAAGAAGAAGCAGATAAGATAATTAAAAAATACGATCCAGCAGCGTCAAGTTACATAGCTAATGAAACTCAACTAGAAATAAAAAGCAATAACTTAGAAAGCAACTCTATAAACAAAATGTTTGGAGAGTTAAAAACTAAGTATAAATTAAAAGATACTGCATTAGTATCTCAAAACAATGTTGGACCTTCAGTAGGTAATGAACTTAAGAAGAAAGCAGCTGGAGCATTAGTAATTGCAACAATTGCAATGCTTATATATATAGGATTTAGATTTGAAATTAAATTTGGTATAGCAGCAATACTAGCATTGCTTCACGACATATTAATAACTTTAGGAGTATATGCATTTACTCAAATACCAATAAATACTCCATTTATAGCAGGTATGCTGACCATAGTAGGATATTCTATCAATGATACTATAGTTATTTTTGATAGAATAAGAGAAAACAGAAGAAAATTAAGAGGAAGAAATATAATTGAAATTGTAAATGTTAGTATTACTCAAACTATGTCAAGATCTATAAATACAGTTCTTACAACATTATTTACAATAGTTTCAGTTTATATATTTGTACCTTCTGTTAGAGACTTTACATTCCCATTAATAATAGGAATAGTAAGTGGAGCATATTCTTCAATATTTATAGCAAGTCCAATTTGGGTTTTATTAAGAAAATTTGGAAATAAAAAAGAAGAATAA